In Pseudomonas fluorescens NCIMB 11764, a single window of DNA contains:
- a CDS encoding LysE family translocator, which translates to MYWTEFLTVALIHLLAVASPGPDFAVVVRESVTHGRRAGTWTALGVGTAIFLHVGYSLLGIGLIVSQSIVLFNALKWAAAAYLLYIGFKALRAQPARPVADDLHQEAGERTARGAFTSGFVTNGLNPKATLFFLSLFTVVINPHTPLSVQAGYGIYLAAATALWFCLVAMLFSQQRVRAGFARMGHWFDRTMGAVLIAIGVKLAFTEMH; encoded by the coding sequence ATGTACTGGACCGAGTTCTTGACCGTTGCCCTCATTCACTTGCTGGCCGTAGCCAGCCCCGGCCCGGACTTTGCCGTGGTGGTGCGTGAGAGCGTGACCCACGGTCGTCGCGCCGGCACCTGGACCGCGCTGGGCGTCGGTACGGCGATTTTCCTGCACGTCGGCTATTCGTTGCTCGGCATCGGCCTGATCGTGTCCCAGTCGATTGTGCTGTTCAACGCCTTGAAATGGGCCGCCGCCGCTTACCTGCTGTACATCGGCTTCAAGGCCTTGCGTGCGCAACCGGCCAGACCGGTGGCCGACGACCTGCACCAGGAAGCGGGTGAGCGCACCGCTCGCGGCGCCTTCACCTCGGGTTTCGTGACCAATGGTCTGAACCCCAAGGCCACGTTGTTTTTTCTGTCGTTGTTCACCGTGGTGATCAATCCGCATACACCGCTGTCGGTGCAGGCGGGCTACGGGATTTACCTCGCGGCGGCGACGGCTCTGTGGTTCTGCCTGGTGGCGATGCTGTTCAGTCAGCAACGCGTGCGCGCCGGTTTCGCCCGCATGGGTCACTGGTTCGACCGGACCATGGGCGCGGTGCTGATCGCCATTGGCGTGAAACTGGCCTTTACCGAGATGCATTGA